The nucleotide window ACAAGCTAAGTTCGTTATTGAACTTGGACGAAAAGCTCAGGTTCCCATCATTTCCTTCTCAGTCACAAGCCCCTCTCTTTCCCCTGCTCAAAACCCCTTTTTCATACGCACGTCACAAGATGATTCCGCTGAGGTGAAAGCCATAGCAGCCATTGTTAAGGCCTACGGTTGGAGGGAAATTGTCCTTATTTGTGAAGACACAGATTATGGAAATGGTTTAATTCCATACTTGATGGATGCTTTTGAAGAGTTTGGAACTCGAGTGCCTTACAAAAGTGTAATCCCTCCATCTTccaataacaataaaatagctaaggagattaaaaatttgaatgaaaCTAATGCTAGGATATTCCTTGTGCACATGACTGCTTCACTTGGCTCGAAGCTCTTTGTACTTGCAAATAATGCAGGAATGATGAGGGAAGGGTATGCATGGATTATCACAACAGGGCTATCAGCTTTGGTTGATCGTTTGGACCCAAAGGTGAAGGAGTCGATGCAAGGTGTGCTGGGATTGCGACCATACATACCCAGATCAAAACAGTTGGAAGACTtcaaaagaagatggaaaagaaatttaaCCTCAAGCAAACCAAACGTTAAGATTACTGGATTAAACCTCTTTGGATTAAGGGCATACGATACAGCTTGGGCTTTGGCTATGGCAGTAGAGAAGGCTGGCATAATGCATTCTGgattcttaaagaaaaatgctagcaAAAGTAACGTGGATCTTGCAGCTCTAGGCATCTCTGAAACGGGTCAAACACTACTTGATACGATTCTAACTACTGAGTTTCAAGGCTTGAGCGGGAAATTTCATTTGATTAAAGGACAGTTGGAACCTTCAGCCTTTGAAATACTCAATTTGATTGGAAAAACACAGAGAATTATTGGATACTGGACAGAACAGACAGGGCTTTCACAAGAATTGGATGACATTGATGAAGTAGCATACTCAATTTCAAAGGTCGGACTCAAGCAACCAATCTGGCCAGGAGACACAACAAACGAGCCTGCAAAGTTGAGGATTGGGGTTCCAGTGACAAAAGGTTTTGATGAATTTCTGAAAGTGGAATGGGATCCTCGTACTGATAAGCCTATCATATCAGGGTTCTCCCACGATGTGTTTCTTGCTGTACTCGAGGCATTACCATTCCCCCTTCCTTATGAGTTTATTCCCTTCATGAATAAAGATAGGCAGAGTGCTGGAACATACGATGAACTTATTTACCAAATCAAGCTTCAGGTGATTTTTGGGCCTAAGTATTTGTGTTAActtataaaaacttatttttttcaatacatTGAAAGCAATATACTCCCTTCCCAGCATGAATGGTGGGGATATCATCGTCATGTGAGAGGGAGAATATTTCTCCCAAGGTTATGATTAAGAACTCGGTAAAGCACTTCAACAAAGTTTtcgttgtttttcttttcaatctcaTGGATTAACAACCATGCATATTTTTCTCTAAA belongs to Juglans regia cultivar Chandler chromosome 8, Walnut 2.0, whole genome shotgun sequence and includes:
- the LOC118349283 gene encoding glutamate receptor 2.2-like, producing the protein MAYYQKHLSFVAFLLLIVNLHGEHSMAKEVVPVGVVLDLNSTVGGVAKRCMSMALSDFYAVNDDYNTRLALLTMDSGNEVIAVASAALDLMKNEEVHAIIGPQTSAQAKFVIELGRKAQVPIISFSVTSPSLSPAQNPFFIRTSQDDSAEVKAIAAIVKAYGWREIVLICEDTDYGNGLIPYLMDAFEEFGTRVPYKSVIPPSSNNNKIAKEIKNLNETNARIFLVHMTASLGSKLFVLANNAGMMREGYAWIITTGLSALVDRLDPKVKESMQGVLGLRPYIPRSKQLEDFKRRWKRNLTSSKPNVKITGLNLFGLRAYDTAWALAMAVEKAGIMHSGFLKKNASKSNVDLAALGISETGQTLLDTILTTEFQGLSGKFHLIKGQLEPSAFEILNLIGKTQRIIGYWTEQTGLSQELDDIDEVAYSISKVGLKQPIWPGDTTNEPAKLRIGVPVTKGFDEFLKVEWDPRTDKPIISGFSHDVFLAVLEALPFPLPYEFIPFMNKDRQSAGTYDELIYQIKLQKYDAVVGDTTIVADRSLYVDFTLPYSESGVSMVVLVKDEEKNNFWIFLKPLSLDLWLTTGAAFVFTGLVIWVLEHRVNSEFRGPLDQQLGMIFWFSFSTLVFAHRERMVNNWSRFVMIIWFFVVLILTQSYTASLASMLTIQRLQPTFFDVKEIKRNGYFVGYQNHSFVKGLLIKQLNFNESQLKPYSTPEEYHEALFIGINNGGVAAIFDEIPYIKLFLAKYSSKYTMVGPTYKTDGFGFDCSCVSSGLPTRIFFSPTHFEGNP